One window from the genome of Acidihalobacter ferrooxydans encodes:
- a CDS encoding Crp/Fnr family transcriptional regulator — MSLDILRNCPLFAALNAAQLAAAASGLRRQSLAAGTVLFHQNDAAAHYYIVEHGLIELDRLSPDGSGKVIELIGPGELFAEAVMFMNLPRYPVTARAVDDSAVLVLRNIALLDLLTTDNTLALHMLGHLSMRLHHLVQEIETLTLHDARYRLANYLLGECERRDTTRLTLPAPKQVIASRLGIKPETFSRLMHSLRSTGVIDVRGATLVVNDLAVLRNLLDSG, encoded by the coding sequence ATGAGCCTCGACATTCTGCGTAACTGCCCGCTATTTGCCGCACTGAACGCCGCGCAACTCGCCGCGGCCGCATCCGGACTGCGGCGCCAATCGCTCGCGGCGGGTACGGTACTGTTCCACCAGAACGACGCGGCAGCGCACTACTACATCGTCGAACACGGCCTCATCGAACTCGACCGGCTCTCGCCCGATGGCAGTGGCAAGGTCATTGAACTCATCGGGCCAGGCGAACTCTTCGCCGAAGCGGTCATGTTCATGAACCTCCCACGCTACCCCGTGACCGCACGAGCCGTCGACGACAGCGCCGTGCTGGTGCTCAGAAATATCGCGTTGCTCGACCTGCTGACCACCGACAATACCCTGGCGCTGCACATGCTCGGGCACCTTAGCATGCGCCTGCACCATTTGGTGCAGGAAATCGAAACGCTCACGCTGCACGATGCCCGATACCGCCTGGCGAACTATCTGCTTGGCGAATGCGAACGTCGCGACACGACCCGACTCACCCTGCCCGCACCCAAGCAGGTCATCGCCTCTCGCCTGGGCATCAAACCAGAAACTTTCTCGCGTCTGATGCACAGCCTGCGCAGCACCGGCGTGATCGACGTGCGCGGCGCGACACTGGTTGTCAATGACCTCGCCGTCCTGCGCAATCTGCTCGATTCAGGCTAG
- a CDS encoding 23S rRNA (adenine(2030)-N(6))-methyltransferase RlmJ — translation MFSYQHGFHAGNHADVLKHSVLLALLDALRRKDKPFFVLDTHSGDGLYALDGPQAARLGEYREGIARLWATRGLHPRIDALLDAVAAENPDGELHRSPGSPRLIARRLRAQDRLLAVEGHTGVFPRLCEALRGLPGARAEHGDGYRALKAHLPPGCGRGLVLIDPSYESRDESARVNAALTLIHKRFRQGIVAVWYPLLPNKPAQPWLDAVAALGIPDILRAELSVAAPSPARGLYGSGMLLINPPWGLEPQLREVLPLLHARLAADGAGYWRVATLVDEQGRRG, via the coding sequence ATGTTTTCCTATCAGCACGGGTTCCACGCCGGCAACCATGCCGACGTGCTCAAACACAGCGTGCTGCTGGCGCTGCTCGACGCACTCAGGCGCAAGGATAAACCCTTCTTTGTGCTCGACACACACAGTGGCGACGGGCTCTACGCGCTCGACGGCCCGCAGGCAGCCAGACTCGGAGAATACCGCGAGGGTATTGCTCGCCTGTGGGCCACCCGGGGGCTGCATCCGCGCATCGATGCTTTGCTCGACGCGGTGGCAGCGGAGAATCCGGACGGCGAATTGCATCGTTCCCCCGGCTCGCCGCGGCTGATCGCCCGCCGCCTGCGCGCGCAGGATCGGCTGCTTGCCGTGGAAGGACACACCGGGGTATTTCCCCGTCTGTGCGAAGCCCTACGCGGATTGCCCGGCGCGCGCGCCGAGCACGGCGACGGCTATCGCGCGCTCAAGGCCCATCTGCCGCCCGGCTGCGGCCGCGGGCTGGTGCTGATCGACCCGAGTTACGAGTCGCGCGACGAGAGCGCCCGCGTGAATGCCGCGTTGACGCTGATCCACAAGCGTTTCCGTCAGGGCATCGTCGCCGTCTGGTACCCGCTGTTACCGAACAAGCCGGCGCAGCCCTGGCTCGACGCGGTGGCGGCGCTTGGCATACCGGACATCCTGCGCGCGGAACTGAGCGTCGCCGCGCCTAGCCCCGCGCGCGGGCTGTATGGCAGCGGCATGTTGCTGATCAATCCGCCGTGGGGGCTGGAACCGCAACTGCGCGAAGTATTGCCGTTGCTGCACGCGCGGCTGGCCGCCGACGGTGCCGGTTATTGGCGGGTGGCCACTCTCGTTGACGAACAGGGGCGTCGCGGCTGA
- the mutS gene encoding DNA mismatch repair protein MutS produces MMQQYLRIKAEQPDRLLFYRMGDFYELFYDDARRAARLLDLTLTARGQSAGEPIPMAGVPAHAADQYLARLVRLGESVAICEQIGDPAASKGPVERQVVRVVTPGTVTDDALLNERRDNLIASVYRSKDPAGYGLSVLDVSSGRLTVSQLRDDESLLGELERLHPTELLYPDDARLPGETQPGQVSYPPWHFDLDVATRLLTRQFGTRDLAGFGCDALPAAVTAAGALLHYVQETQRSALPHITGLRVERHEETVILDAATRRNLELERNLSGSEEHTLASILDRTATSMGGRCLRRWINRPLRDHEALRARQGAIGACLQTSAHQPLHDTLRSIGDVERILARIALRSARPRDLTTLRNALASLPALHALLEPLDTPRLHQLRQDLGEHPRTFDLLHAALIDEPPVLLRDGGVIAPGYDHELDELRTLSENADQFLVDLEAHERERTGIASLKVAYNRVHGYYIELPRSQAARAPADYTRRQTLKGVERYITPELKEFEDKVLSARERALAREKALYDDLLEKLQTTLPALQLCAQALAEIDVLATLAERADTLDYAPPELSDTPGILIRGGRHPVVEQVLEEPFVANDLNLDEQHRMLIITGPNMGGKSTYMRQTALIVLLAHIGSYVPARSACIGPIDRIFTRIGAADDLASGRSTFMVEMTEAANILNNATPDSLVLMDEIGRGTSTFDGLSLAWACAEHLATTTRAFTLFATHYFELTTLAEEHRGVANAHTEAMEHSEEIVFLHQVREGPASQSYGLQVARLAGVPAAVLARARKRLHELEQRAADGIHSPQLGLFDAPAPETTPLRQRIDDIEPDAVTPRTALELLYELKQLREAES; encoded by the coding sequence ATGATGCAGCAGTATCTGCGCATCAAGGCCGAACAGCCGGATCGCCTGCTCTTTTATCGCATGGGCGATTTCTATGAATTGTTCTATGACGATGCACGTCGCGCCGCGCGACTGCTGGATTTGACATTGACCGCGCGCGGCCAGTCCGCCGGCGAACCGATCCCCATGGCCGGTGTTCCGGCCCATGCGGCCGACCAGTACCTGGCGCGCCTCGTCCGGTTGGGCGAATCGGTGGCGATCTGCGAGCAGATCGGCGACCCCGCAGCCAGCAAAGGCCCGGTGGAACGACAGGTCGTGCGCGTCGTGACGCCCGGTACAGTCACCGATGATGCCCTGCTCAACGAACGCCGGGACAATCTCATTGCCAGCGTCTACCGAAGCAAAGACCCCGCCGGATACGGACTGTCCGTTCTTGATGTAAGCAGCGGGCGCCTCACCGTCAGCCAGTTACGCGACGACGAAAGCCTGCTGGGCGAACTCGAACGCCTGCACCCGACCGAACTGCTGTATCCCGATGACGCGCGGTTGCCCGGCGAAACGCAACCCGGTCAGGTTAGCTACCCGCCCTGGCATTTCGATCTCGACGTGGCCACGCGCCTGCTCACCCGCCAGTTCGGCACGCGCGATCTGGCCGGCTTCGGTTGCGACGCATTACCGGCAGCGGTCACCGCGGCCGGAGCGCTTCTGCATTACGTCCAGGAGACGCAGCGCAGCGCGCTACCGCATATCACCGGACTGCGCGTGGAACGCCATGAGGAAACCGTCATTCTCGACGCCGCCACGCGGCGTAATCTCGAACTCGAACGCAACCTGTCCGGCAGCGAAGAGCATACGCTGGCAAGCATTCTGGACCGGACCGCCACCTCGATGGGCGGGCGCTGCCTGCGCCGCTGGATCAACCGGCCTTTGCGCGACCACGAGGCACTGCGCGCACGCCAGGGCGCCATCGGCGCCTGCCTCCAGACCAGTGCGCATCAGCCCTTGCACGACACACTGCGCAGCATCGGCGACGTCGAACGCATTCTCGCCCGCATCGCGCTGCGGTCGGCACGGCCGCGCGACCTGACCACCCTGCGCAACGCGCTTGCCAGCCTGCCCGCGCTGCATGCGTTGCTCGAACCGCTCGACACCCCGCGGCTTCACCAACTGCGCCAAGACCTGGGCGAACACCCCCGGACATTCGATTTGCTCCACGCTGCGCTCATCGACGAGCCCCCGGTATTGCTGCGCGACGGCGGAGTCATTGCGCCCGGCTACGACCACGAACTGGACGAGCTGCGCACGCTCTCAGAAAACGCCGACCAGTTCCTGGTCGACCTCGAAGCACACGAGCGCGAGCGCACCGGCATTGCCTCCTTGAAAGTGGCGTACAACCGCGTCCACGGGTACTACATCGAACTGCCACGCAGCCAGGCCGCGCGGGCACCCGCCGACTACACCCGACGCCAGACACTCAAGGGTGTCGAGCGCTACATCACCCCGGAACTCAAGGAGTTCGAGGACAAGGTGCTCTCGGCGCGCGAACGCGCGCTGGCGCGTGAAAAGGCGCTCTACGACGACCTGCTCGAAAAACTCCAGACAACGCTTCCGGCACTGCAACTGTGCGCTCAGGCTCTGGCCGAAATCGACGTGCTCGCGACCCTGGCGGAACGTGCCGACACCCTCGACTACGCACCCCCGGAACTGAGCGATACACCGGGCATTCTCATCCGCGGTGGCCGTCACCCGGTCGTCGAACAGGTTCTCGAAGAGCCCTTCGTCGCCAACGACCTGAACCTCGACGAACAACACCGCATGCTCATCATCACCGGCCCCAACATGGGCGGCAAATCGACCTACATGCGCCAGACCGCACTCATCGTGCTGCTGGCCCATATCGGCAGCTACGTGCCCGCCCGCAGCGCATGCATCGGCCCGATCGACCGTATCTTCACCCGTATCGGCGCCGCCGACGATCTCGCCTCGGGCCGCTCGACCTTCATGGTCGAAATGACCGAAGCGGCCAACATTCTCAACAACGCCACCCCCGACAGCCTCGTGCTCATGGATGAAATCGGCCGCGGCACCAGCACCTTCGACGGCCTTTCACTGGCCTGGGCGTGCGCAGAGCATCTGGCAACGACAACACGCGCATTCACCCTCTTCGCCACCCATTACTTCGAATTGACCACCTTGGCCGAAGAACACAGAGGCGTGGCCAACGCGCATACCGAAGCGATGGAACACAGCGAGGAAATCGTCTTCCTGCATCAAGTACGCGAAGGACCGGCGAGCCAGAGCTACGGCTTGCAGGTCGCACGCCTGGCAGGCGTTCCGGCCGCCGTGCTCGCGCGGGCTCGCAAGCGGCTGCATGAACTCGAACAGCGCGCCGCGGACGGCATTCACAGTCCGCAACTCGGCCTGTTCGATGCGCCTGCGCCTGAAACAACCCCGCTTCGACAACGCATCGATGACATCGAACCCGATGCGGTCACGCCACGCACGGCGCTTGAACTGCTGTACGAACTCAAACAACTGCGCGAGGCCGAAAGTTGA
- a CDS encoding right-handed parallel beta-helix repeat-containing protein, which yields MALIFFGLGATLQAATLRVGPDRTYATPGAAARVAKPGDTIKIAPGIYQDCAVWRSNDITIEGTGPGVVLSGKTCQGKAIFVINANHVTVRGITFRNAHVPDGNGAGIRAGGRNLYVVDDQFLDNQEGILAGAIPGGSLVIEHSRFIHNGTCSSKLGCAHGVYVGHIAVLKITDSVFFDTQVGHDIKSRALKTVLIGNRIEDGPHGTASYEVDIPNGGTLIMRDNIIEKGPNSDNHGTAIMLGEAGRWQPTQKILIEGNTFTNNGPPTVFVRNLTPTPARLIGNTLKGNTTTPLTGKGSVQ from the coding sequence GTGGCTCTGATCTTTTTTGGACTCGGCGCCACCCTTCAGGCGGCGACTTTGCGAGTGGGTCCTGATCGCACCTACGCCACGCCGGGCGCTGCGGCCCGTGTCGCCAAGCCCGGCGATACCATCAAGATCGCCCCCGGCATTTATCAAGACTGCGCTGTCTGGCGAAGTAATGACATCACCATCGAGGGCACCGGGCCAGGCGTCGTACTGAGCGGCAAGACCTGCCAGGGTAAGGCGATTTTCGTCATCAACGCCAACCATGTCACCGTCCGCGGGATCACCTTCCGCAATGCGCATGTGCCCGATGGCAACGGCGCGGGCATCCGCGCCGGGGGCCGCAACCTGTATGTCGTCGACGACCAGTTCCTGGACAACCAGGAAGGCATACTGGCGGGCGCTATTCCCGGAGGCAGCCTGGTCATCGAACACAGTCGATTCATCCACAACGGTACATGCAGTTCGAAGCTGGGCTGCGCCCACGGCGTTTATGTCGGTCATATCGCTGTGCTGAAAATCACCGATTCCGTCTTTTTTGATACCCAGGTTGGCCACGACATCAAATCGCGAGCGCTCAAGACCGTGCTGATCGGCAATCGCATCGAGGACGGCCCTCACGGTACAGCCAGTTATGAGGTCGACATCCCGAATGGCGGAACACTGATCATGCGCGACAACATCATCGAAAAAGGGCCGAACAGCGATAACCACGGCACCGCAATCATGCTCGGCGAGGCAGGTCGGTGGCAGCCGACGCAGAAAATACTCATCGAAGGTAACACGTTCACCAACAACGGCCCGCCCACCGTATTCGTGCGCAACCTCACTCCGACACCGGCCCGCCTCATCGGCAACACGCTCAAAGGAAACACAACCACACCACTCACGGGCAAAGGCTCGGTGCAGTAA
- a CDS encoding MFS transporter translates to MTNRGVAAEVRTIAQRPGGAPYWRLSGFYFVYFTVTGAFVPYWSLYLRHFGYAPVAIGVLTAVPMATKIVAPFLWGWLADRSGQRMRVIRLGTWFAALSFLGIFFGHDALWLALVVGAFSFFWNAALPQFEAATLGHLGAHDHHYSRIRLWGSIGFVVSVVALGWAFGVVSVTWLAPVIAVLLVALWLSSLAVPGPPVPTWTDAPQHGIGPALRQPAVLALLLTCLLIQTSHGPYYVFFTLYLRDHGYSSAVTGELWALGVLAEIVVFVFMPRLLPRFGARRLLIFALSATVLRWVLIATLVDSLPVLVFSQTLHAASYGIYHAAAIYLIYRYFPGQLQGRGQALYSSVSFGLGGALGALASGYVWSGVSPAATFLMGAALAAGGAVVAYVGVRGISPVQSPVR, encoded by the coding sequence TTGACGAACAGGGGCGTCGCGGCTGAGGTGCGCACGATAGCGCAAAGGCCCGGCGGCGCGCCGTACTGGCGTCTGTCCGGCTTCTATTTCGTCTACTTTACCGTCACCGGTGCGTTTGTGCCGTACTGGAGTCTGTATCTGCGGCATTTCGGCTATGCCCCGGTCGCCATCGGCGTACTCACCGCAGTGCCGATGGCGACCAAGATCGTTGCGCCATTCCTGTGGGGCTGGCTGGCCGATCGCAGCGGTCAGCGTATGCGGGTCATCCGTCTGGGTACGTGGTTCGCCGCGCTCAGTTTTCTGGGCATCTTTTTCGGTCACGATGCGCTCTGGCTGGCGCTCGTGGTTGGGGCATTCAGCTTTTTCTGGAACGCCGCGCTACCGCAGTTCGAGGCCGCTACACTGGGGCATCTCGGCGCGCACGATCATCATTACAGCCGCATCCGGCTGTGGGGTTCGATTGGCTTCGTGGTCAGCGTGGTGGCGCTCGGGTGGGCATTCGGCGTCGTGTCCGTGACCTGGCTGGCGCCGGTCATCGCCGTGCTGCTGGTGGCGTTGTGGCTCAGCAGTCTGGCCGTGCCCGGGCCACCGGTGCCGACGTGGACAGATGCGCCGCAGCACGGCATTGGCCCGGCGCTGCGCCAGCCGGCGGTGCTCGCGCTGCTGCTCACCTGTCTGCTGATTCAGACCAGCCACGGGCCGTACTACGTGTTTTTTACGCTGTATCTGCGCGACCACGGTTACAGTTCGGCCGTCACCGGCGAACTCTGGGCGCTGGGCGTGCTGGCGGAAATCGTCGTGTTTGTGTTTATGCCGCGCCTGCTGCCGCGCTTTGGTGCGCGTCGTCTGTTGATTTTCGCCTTGAGCGCAACCGTGCTGCGTTGGGTGCTGATTGCCACGCTGGTCGATAGCCTGCCCGTGCTCGTATTCAGCCAGACGCTGCACGCGGCGAGCTATGGCATCTATCACGCTGCGGCGATTTATTTGATCTACCGTTATTTCCCGGGCCAATTGCAGGGTCGGGGGCAGGCGCTGTATTCCAGCGTCAGTTTCGGCCTGGGCGGCGCACTGGGCGCGCTGGCGAGCGGCTACGTCTGGAGCGGCGTGTCGCCTGCGGCCACTTTTCTGATGGGTGCGGCGCTCGCCGCGGGTGGCGCTGTGGTGGCGTACGTCGGCGTGCGAGGGATTTCGCCGGTGCAGTCGCCCGTGCGCTAG
- a CDS encoding phosphatidylserine decarboxylase encodes MPALLILAACAVVLLLWAWHFPHPSPLIRPLLPAKRRWPEAQIRQWLATDRVARGFRHFFERDPERRVPSEPGLLAPADGLITSLDVRDDIRYVVIALSFWDVHVQRSPCDGVIEAVEEQGDTFMDGEGREFAFLRAKTCPVQKRVRIRSTRGLIALRLITSLAARRIEVWYEPGTTVVRGQRLGRILLGSTVVLEMPAQWPCTITVGQRVCAGETLVEPAQAGVA; translated from the coding sequence ATGCCGGCGCTTCTGATTCTGGCCGCTTGTGCCGTTGTCCTGCTGTTGTGGGCCTGGCATTTCCCCCATCCTTCTCCCTTGATTCGACCCTTGTTGCCAGCCAAACGCCGCTGGCCCGAGGCGCAGATCCGCCAATGGCTGGCGACGGACCGTGTAGCCCGCGGATTTCGCCACTTTTTCGAACGCGATCCGGAGCGACGGGTACCCTCCGAGCCAGGTCTGCTCGCGCCGGCAGACGGGCTTATTACCTCGCTGGACGTCCGTGATGACATCCGCTACGTCGTGATCGCGCTGAGCTTCTGGGACGTGCATGTGCAGCGCAGTCCGTGTGATGGCGTGATCGAGGCGGTAGAAGAGCAGGGCGATACATTTATGGATGGTGAAGGGCGCGAGTTCGCTTTTTTGCGTGCGAAAACCTGCCCGGTGCAAAAACGTGTGCGCATCCGTTCGACGCGCGGGTTGATCGCGCTGCGCCTGATCACCAGTCTTGCGGCACGGCGCATCGAAGTCTGGTACGAACCGGGCACCACCGTGGTGCGGGGCCAGCGGCTCGGGCGCATTCTGCTGGGCAGTACGGTGGTGCTGGAAATGCCGGCTCAATGGCCGTGCACGATTACGGTCGGGCAGCGCGTGTGCGCTGGCGAGACCCTGGTGGAACCCGCTCAGGCGGGCGTGGCGTGA
- a CDS encoding glycosyltransferase, producing the protein MVAYHFPPCGEVSGTLRTLSMARGLRGAGWDPIILVPTLAAYPRRDASLMPETEFAGRVFRAFALDAKRHLGLFGHYPARLARPDRWASWRFAGVRLGLELIRRFQPEAIWSTYPIASAHGIAVRLQSRSGLPWVADFRDPMLYDAKSGDDGRSGLIELERRIVRQASACVFVTECARECYQKRYAGLSRTSFEHIPNGYDESVLLARRAVAGEHGGTRTGCLRLLHSGALYPEGRSPKSLFRVLAALRAAGGLAPHSVQVILRGSLDAGEQRDYAALLRSHDLADVVRFAPALPRAEALHEQLEVDGLLLLQGSRFNAQIPAKVYEYLGLGKPIFALTDPRGETARVLSSGPAATVTDAANTTEAAARLGEFLRRVATARGQPLPAPPPHHARSEGARRLAALLERIARSEP; encoded by the coding sequence ATGGTGGCCTACCATTTCCCTCCGTGCGGGGAAGTGAGCGGCACGCTGCGCACCCTCTCGATGGCGCGTGGGTTGCGCGGAGCCGGTTGGGACCCCATCATCCTCGTACCCACTCTCGCCGCCTATCCGCGGCGGGATGCTTCCCTGATGCCTGAAACCGAGTTCGCAGGGCGTGTGTTCCGCGCCTTCGCGCTGGACGCGAAGCGACATCTGGGCCTGTTCGGTCATTATCCCGCACGACTGGCGCGGCCCGACCGCTGGGCCAGTTGGCGTTTTGCGGGCGTGCGGCTCGGCCTTGAGTTGATACGCCGCTTCCAGCCTGAAGCGATCTGGTCGACCTATCCTATCGCCAGTGCCCACGGGATCGCAGTCCGACTGCAGAGCCGCAGCGGGCTGCCATGGGTTGCCGACTTCCGCGATCCTATGTTGTATGACGCGAAATCCGGCGACGATGGGCGGTCTGGCCTGATCGAACTCGAGCGCCGGATCGTGCGTCAGGCCAGCGCTTGCGTGTTCGTCACCGAATGCGCTCGCGAATGTTACCAGAAGCGTTACGCCGGCCTGTCGCGTACGTCTTTTGAACATATACCCAATGGGTACGACGAAAGCGTGCTGCTGGCGCGTCGCGCTGTTGCAGGCGAACATGGCGGCACGCGCACCGGTTGCCTGCGGCTGCTGCACAGCGGCGCCTTGTATCCTGAAGGGCGCAGCCCGAAATCCTTGTTTCGAGTGCTGGCCGCTTTGCGCGCCGCGGGCGGGCTGGCGCCCCACAGCGTGCAGGTGATCTTGCGCGGAAGCCTCGACGCGGGTGAACAGCGTGACTATGCCGCCTTGCTGCGGAGTCATGATCTGGCCGACGTCGTCAGGTTCGCTCCGGCGCTGCCACGCGCCGAAGCCCTGCACGAGCAGCTCGAAGTGGACGGTCTGCTGCTGCTTCAGGGATCGCGTTTCAACGCGCAGATTCCCGCCAAGGTCTACGAATACCTGGGGCTGGGCAAACCGATTTTTGCCCTTACCGACCCGCGCGGAGAGACGGCGCGTGTGCTGTCGTCCGGGCCCGCCGCTACGGTCACCGATGCGGCCAACACAACCGAAGCCGCTGCGCGCCTGGGCGAATTTCTTCGCCGGGTTGCAACGGCACGCGGGCAACCGCTCCCCGCGCCGCCGCCACACCATGCGCGAAGCGAAGGCGCGCGGCGTCTCGCCGCGCTGCTCGAACGCATCGCCAGGAGTGAACCATGA
- a CDS encoding YdcF family protein, with protein sequence MLRPLEDRFTRPDPMPTHVTGIVLLGGAIDLPVSTTRHVTALNIRAERMLGFLQLAHRYPKARLVFTGGNASPFGGRATEAAVARRLFVSLGINPRRMLFENRSRNTRENALYTYRLVKPKPGQIWLLVTSAADMPRAVGCFRQVGWMIVPYPVDYHTRAHGAAWLTGLARSLTLGDWAAHEWLGLVYYRIRGWIPVLFPAPIRKNG encoded by the coding sequence TTGCTGCGTCCGCTGGAGGATCGCTTTACGCGCCCCGATCCGATGCCGACCCATGTGACCGGCATTGTTTTGTTGGGCGGTGCGATTGATTTGCCGGTCAGCACCACGCGGCATGTGACTGCTTTGAATATCCGTGCTGAACGCATGCTGGGGTTCTTGCAGCTCGCGCATCGATACCCCAAGGCGCGTCTGGTGTTCACCGGCGGCAACGCCAGCCCATTCGGGGGGCGCGCGACGGAGGCGGCAGTCGCCCGGCGCTTGTTTGTCTCGCTCGGCATCAATCCCCGCCGGATGCTGTTCGAGAACCGTAGCCGGAACACACGCGAGAATGCGCTGTATACCTATCGTCTGGTCAAACCGAAGCCGGGGCAGATCTGGCTATTGGTGACTTCGGCCGCAGACATGCCGCGAGCGGTGGGATGTTTCCGTCAGGTCGGATGGATGATCGTGCCCTATCCGGTCGATTATCATACCCGTGCCCATGGCGCCGCCTGGTTGACTGGCTTGGCCCGGTCCCTCACTCTGGGTGATTGGGCTGCCCACGAGTGGCTGGGATTGGTTTACTATCGAATTAGGGGCTGGATACCTGTATTGTTTCCGGCTCCAATCAGAAAAAACGGATAA
- the aroC gene encoding chorismate synthase encodes MSGNSIGKLFTITSFGESHGAAIGCVIDGCPPGMALSETDLQADLERRRPGKSRHTTQRREPDAVRILSGVFEGRTTGTPIGLLIENVDQRSKDYGKIMDRFRPGHADYTYYKKFGLRDYRGGGRSSARETAMRVAAGAIAKKYLAERCGVTIRGYLAQLGPIRAEAFDWAPVAENPFFCPDAGKVAELEAYMDGLRKSGDSVGARVNVVAEGVPPGWGEPIFDRLDADIAHAMMSINAVKGVEIGAGFASIEHKGTEHRDEITPEGFLSNQAGGVLGGISSGQAITVSIALKPTSSLRLPGRSVNLAGAPVEVITEGRHDPCVGIRATPIAEAMLAIVLMDHMLRQRAQNADVRTDLPDIPAHP; translated from the coding sequence ATGTCAGGTAACAGCATCGGCAAGCTCTTCACGATCACCTCTTTTGGCGAAAGCCACGGTGCTGCCATCGGCTGCGTGATTGACGGCTGCCCGCCCGGAATGGCGCTGAGCGAAACCGATCTGCAAGCCGACCTGGAACGCCGCCGCCCCGGCAAATCGCGCCACACCACGCAGCGGCGTGAGCCGGACGCTGTGCGCATCCTCTCCGGCGTGTTCGAGGGCCGCACCACCGGCACGCCGATCGGCCTGCTGATCGAGAATGTCGATCAGCGCTCCAAGGACTACGGCAAGATCATGGACCGCTTTCGGCCGGGCCACGCCGATTACACCTATTACAAAAAATTCGGTCTGCGCGACTACCGTGGCGGCGGGCGCTCTTCGGCGCGCGAGACGGCGATGCGCGTGGCTGCCGGGGCCATCGCCAAGAAATACCTTGCCGAACGGTGCGGCGTCACCATCCGTGGCTACCTCGCCCAGCTCGGCCCCATCCGTGCCGAGGCCTTCGACTGGGCGCCGGTCGCGGAGAATCCGTTCTTCTGCCCGGACGCTGGCAAGGTCGCTGAGTTGGAAGCCTATATGGACGGGCTGCGCAAATCGGGCGACTCCGTGGGAGCGCGGGTCAATGTGGTCGCCGAAGGCGTGCCGCCCGGCTGGGGCGAGCCGATTTTCGACCGTCTGGACGCCGATATCGCCCACGCCATGATGAGCATCAACGCGGTCAAGGGCGTGGAGATTGGGGCCGGCTTCGCCAGTATCGAGCACAAAGGCACCGAACACCGCGACGAAATCACGCCGGAAGGTTTTCTGAGTAATCAGGCCGGCGGCGTGCTCGGCGGCATTTCCAGCGGGCAGGCGATTACCGTGAGCATTGCGCTCAAGCCGACGTCCAGCCTGCGCCTGCCGGGCCGTTCGGTGAACCTGGCCGGCGCGCCGGTCGAGGTCATTACCGAAGGGCGTCACGATCCCTGTGTCGGCATCCGCGCCACGCCCATTGCCGAGGCCATGCTCGCCATCGTGCTGATGGATCACATGCTGCGCCAGCGCGCGCAGAATGCCGATGTGCGCACGGATTTACCCGATATCCCCGCGCATCCGTAA
- the dsbG gene encoding thiol:disulfide interchange protein DsbG, whose protein sequence is MKHSPLIRHWFAALALCTLLFGAMPAHADETAKTLLSKIDQATWITEGHGPRLLYIFFDPNCPFCHKLFKELRPHVEAGKVEVRWIPVGILTSSSQGKAAAMLEAKDPLKALYKNEQGWNTGPTPGGGLTPELHASRAVLMKLNINAALLSSSGAPGVPLTVFRADNGKDYSFPGAPDAQQLAAILKHVK, encoded by the coding sequence ATGAAACATTCCCCGCTGATCAGACATTGGTTCGCCGCACTCGCATTATGTACGCTGCTGTTCGGCGCCATGCCCGCGCATGCCGACGAAACGGCCAAAACGCTACTCAGCAAAATCGATCAGGCAACGTGGATCACCGAAGGCCACGGACCCCGCTTGCTTTACATTTTCTTCGACCCCAACTGCCCCTTTTGCCACAAGCTGTTCAAGGAACTGCGGCCACACGTCGAGGCCGGCAAGGTCGAAGTGCGCTGGATACCGGTCGGCATTCTGACCAGTTCGAGCCAGGGCAAAGCCGCCGCGATGCTAGAGGCCAAGGATCCGCTAAAAGCCTTGTACAAGAATGAACAGGGCTGGAATACCGGCCCCACGCCCGGAGGAGGGCTCACACCCGAACTGCATGCGTCACGGGCCGTTCTGATGAAACTGAACATCAACGCCGCACTGCTCTCGTCCAGCGGCGCGCCGGGCGTGCCCTTGACGGTTTTCCGGGCTGACAACGGCAAAGACTACAGCTTCCCCGGCGCCCCAGATGCGCAGCAACTCGCCGCCATTCTCAAGCACGTCAAATAA